A genomic stretch from Mycobacterium malmoense includes:
- a CDS encoding magnesium chelatase subunit D family protein, whose product MKPYPFSAIVGHDQLRLALLLCAVRPEIGGALVRGEKGTAKSTAVRGLAALLAVATGGDAGLVEMPLGATEDRVIGSLDLQRVLRDGEHAFSPGLLARAHGGVLYVDEVNLLHDHLVDVLLDAAAMGRVHIERDGISHSHEARFVLIGTMNPEEGELRPQLLDRFGLTVDVHASRDVDVRARVIRQRLAYEADPDAFAQRYADADAELARRIAAARALVDQVVLPDNELRRIAALCAAFDVDGMRADLVVARTAAAHAAWRGAHTVEEQDIRVAAELALPHRRRRDPFDDPGIDRDQLDEALARAGAEDPPPEPDPDPDPPGGGGQAADMVAPQPNSRSSSKPSAPPSKTFRARALTVPGVGEGAPGRRSRARNTSGSVVAAADPSDTGSGAHGLHLFATLLSAAERAGAGPLRPTAEDVRRAIREGREGNLVIFVVDASGSMAARDRMAAVGGATLSLLRDAYQRRDKVAVITFRQREARLLLPPTSSAHIAGRRLARFDTGGKTPLAEGLLAARELIVRERARDRARRPLVVVLTDGRATAGPDPLRRSRIAAARLRAEGAAAVVVDCETSYVRLGLARQLADQLGAPAIRLEQLHADHLTRAVRGVA is encoded by the coding sequence GTGAAGCCCTATCCGTTCAGCGCGATCGTCGGGCACGATCAACTGCGGCTCGCGCTGCTGTTGTGCGCCGTGCGCCCAGAAATCGGCGGCGCGCTCGTCCGCGGCGAGAAGGGCACCGCCAAGTCGACGGCCGTGCGCGGGCTGGCGGCGCTGCTGGCAGTCGCGACCGGGGGCGACGCGGGGTTAGTCGAAATGCCCTTGGGCGCAACCGAAGACCGCGTGATCGGCTCGTTGGACCTGCAGCGGGTGCTGCGCGACGGCGAGCACGCGTTCTCACCGGGACTGCTGGCTCGCGCACACGGCGGCGTGCTCTACGTCGACGAGGTCAACCTGCTGCACGATCACCTGGTCGACGTGCTGCTCGACGCCGCGGCGATGGGCCGGGTCCACATCGAACGCGACGGCATCTCCCATTCGCACGAGGCCCGGTTCGTGCTGATCGGCACGATGAATCCCGAGGAGGGCGAGCTGCGCCCGCAACTGCTGGACCGGTTCGGCCTCACCGTCGACGTGCACGCGTCGCGCGACGTCGACGTGCGGGCGCGGGTGATCCGGCAGCGACTGGCCTACGAGGCCGACCCGGACGCGTTCGCGCAGCGCTACGCCGACGCCGACGCCGAGCTGGCCCGGCGGATCGCCGCGGCGCGCGCCCTCGTCGATCAGGTGGTGTTGCCGGACAACGAGTTACGCCGCATCGCGGCGTTGTGCGCGGCGTTCGACGTCGACGGCATGCGGGCCGATCTGGTGGTGGCCCGCACGGCCGCCGCGCACGCCGCCTGGCGCGGCGCGCACACCGTCGAGGAGCAGGACATCCGGGTGGCGGCCGAACTGGCGTTGCCGCACCGGCGCCGCCGCGACCCGTTCGACGACCCCGGCATCGATCGCGACCAGCTGGACGAGGCCCTGGCGCGCGCCGGGGCCGAAGACCCGCCACCCGAGCCCGACCCCGATCCCGACCCGCCGGGCGGCGGCGGCCAGGCCGCTGACATGGTTGCGCCGCAACCCAACTCGCGGTCATCGAGCAAGCCCAGCGCGCCGCCGTCGAAAACCTTCCGCGCCCGGGCGCTGACCGTCCCGGGGGTCGGCGAGGGCGCACCGGGACGACGGTCGCGGGCCCGCAACACCTCCGGCAGCGTGGTGGCGGCCGCCGACCCGAGCGACACCGGCTCCGGCGCGCACGGGCTGCACCTGTTCGCCACCTTGCTGTCGGCCGCCGAGCGCGCCGGGGCGGGACCGTTGCGGCCGACGGCGGAGGACGTGCGCCGGGCCATCCGCGAGGGACGCGAAGGCAATCTGGTGATCTTCGTGGTCGACGCGTCGGGTTCGATGGCCGCCCGGGATCGCATGGCCGCGGTCGGCGGGGCCACCCTGTCGCTGCTGCGCGACGCCTACCAGCGCCGCGACAAGGTCGCGGTGATCACGTTCCGCCAACGGGAGGCGCGGCTGCTGCTCCCGCCGACATCGTCGGCGCACATCGCCGGCCGGCGACTGGCCCGATTCGACACCGGCGGCAAGACCCCGCTGGCCGAGGGCCTGCTGGCCGCGCGTGAGCTGATTGTCCGGGAAAGGGCCCGTGACCGCGCGCGGCGTCCCCTGGTGGTGGTGCTCACCGACGGTCGCGCCACCGCCGGGCCGGACCCGTTGCGCCGCAGTCGGATTGCTGCGGCGCGGCTGCGCGCCGAGGGCGCCGCCGCGGTGGTCGTGGACTGCGAGACGTCGTATGTGCGGCTGGGATTGGCCCGCCAACTCGCCGACCAGCTCGGCGCGCCGGCCATCCGGCTGGAGCAGCTGCACGCCGACCACCTGACGCGGGCCGTGCGCGGCGTGGCCTGA
- the cobO gene encoding cob(I)yrinic acid a,c-diamide adenosyltransferase yields the protein MPQGNPLQVPDDGLTTRARRHTPVLAVHTGAGKGKSTAAFGMALRAWNAGLNVAVFQFVKSAKWKVGEEAAFAQLGQLHDEQGIGGAVEWHKMGAGWSWTRKAGSEVDHAAAAADGWAEITRRLAAQRHDFYVLDEFTYPLKWGWVDVDDVVDALLARPGHQHVVITGRDAPPRLVEAADLVTEMTKVKHPMDAGRKGQKGIEW from the coding sequence ATGCCACAAGGCAATCCGCTGCAAGTCCCCGACGACGGCCTGACCACCCGCGCCCGGCGCCACACGCCGGTGCTCGCGGTGCACACCGGCGCGGGCAAGGGGAAGTCGACGGCGGCGTTCGGAATGGCGTTGCGCGCGTGGAACGCCGGTCTCAACGTGGCGGTCTTCCAGTTCGTCAAGAGCGCCAAGTGGAAGGTGGGCGAGGAGGCGGCCTTCGCCCAACTCGGCCAGCTCCACGATGAGCAAGGCATCGGCGGGGCCGTCGAATGGCACAAGATGGGCGCGGGCTGGTCCTGGACGCGCAAGGCGGGCAGCGAGGTCGATCACGCCGCGGCCGCCGCGGACGGCTGGGCCGAGATCACCCGCCGCCTGGCCGCCCAACGCCACGACTTCTACGTGCTCGACGAATTCACCTATCCCCTGAAGTGGGGCTGGGTCGACGTCGACGACGTCGTGGACGCCCTGCTGGCGCGGCCCGGCCACCAGCACGTCGTCATCACCGGACGCGATGCCCCGCCGCGGCTGGTCGAGGCCGCCGACCTGGTCACCGAGATGACCAAGGTCAAGCACCCGATGGACGCGGGCCGCAAGGGCCAGAAGGGCATCGAGTGGTGA
- a CDS encoding cobyrinate a,c-diamide synthase yields the protein MTQVPAVVVGAPASGSGKTTVATGLIGALRGAGHTVAPFKVGPDFIDPGYHALAAGRPGRNLDPVLVGERLIGPLYSHGAGGADIAVIEGVMGLFDGRIGPTPAGPAAGSTAHVAGLLGAPVILVVDARGQSHSIAALLHGFSTFDAATRIAGVILNRVGSPRHERVLRQACERAGVPVLGAIPRTAELELPTRHLGLVTAIEYGRRARAAVEAMTALVARHVDLAAVVAAAASRLAATPWDPAAAVGEPPGVHATVAMAAGKAFSFGYAEHAELLRAAGADVVEFDPLVDPLPDGTDAVLLPGGFPEQFTAELAANDVVRRQINELAAAGAPVHAECAGLVYLASELDGHPMCGVLAGSARFTPRLTLAYRDAVAAADSPLYSVGRRVVGHEFHRTAVTFTESYQPAWVYRGDGAETVRDGAVHAGVHASYVHTHPAAAPEAVARFVAHAATARRRA from the coding sequence GTGACCCAGGTTCCCGCGGTGGTTGTGGGTGCGCCCGCGTCGGGGAGCGGGAAGACCACGGTCGCAACGGGTTTGATCGGGGCCCTGCGCGGCGCCGGCCACACGGTGGCGCCATTCAAGGTCGGCCCCGACTTCATCGACCCCGGCTACCACGCCCTGGCCGCCGGGCGGCCAGGGCGCAACCTCGACCCGGTGCTGGTGGGGGAACGGCTCATCGGGCCGCTATACTCCCACGGCGCCGGCGGGGCGGACATCGCCGTGATCGAGGGTGTGATGGGGCTGTTCGACGGGCGCATCGGCCCCACCCCGGCCGGCCCCGCCGCGGGCTCCACCGCGCACGTCGCCGGCCTGCTGGGTGCTCCGGTAATCCTGGTGGTCGACGCGCGCGGCCAGAGCCACAGCATTGCCGCGCTGCTGCACGGGTTTTCGACGTTCGACGCCGCGACCCGGATCGCCGGTGTGATCCTCAACCGGGTCGGATCGCCCAGGCACGAGCGGGTGCTGCGCCAGGCCTGCGAACGGGCCGGTGTCCCGGTGTTGGGCGCCATTCCGCGCACCGCCGAATTGGAGCTGCCGACAAGGCATCTGGGCCTGGTCACGGCCATCGAGTACGGCCGCCGCGCGCGGGCCGCAGTCGAGGCGATGACCGCCCTGGTTGCTCGGCACGTCGACCTGGCCGCCGTGGTGGCCGCCGCCGCCAGCAGGCTCGCCGCAACGCCGTGGGACCCGGCGGCGGCGGTGGGGGAGCCGCCGGGCGTCCACGCCACCGTGGCCATGGCGGCCGGAAAGGCGTTCAGCTTCGGCTACGCGGAACACGCCGAGCTGCTGCGGGCCGCCGGTGCCGACGTGGTCGAGTTCGATCCGCTCGTCGACCCGTTGCCCGACGGCACCGACGCGGTGCTGCTGCCCGGCGGTTTCCCCGAACAGTTCACCGCCGAGCTGGCCGCCAACGACGTCGTCCGCCGCCAGATCAACGAGCTGGCCGCCGCCGGCGCCCCGGTGCATGCCGAATGTGCCGGGCTCGTCTACCTGGCTTCCGAACTCGACGGGCACCCGATGTGCGGGGTGCTGGCCGGATCGGCACGGTTCACCCCGCGCCTCACCCTGGCGTACCGCGACGCCGTCGCCGCGGCCGATTCGCCGCTGTATTCGGTCGGCCGGCGGGTTGTTGGGCACGAATTCCACCGAACCGCAGTCACTTTCACCGAGAGCTACCAGCCCGCATGGGTCTACCGAGGCGACGGCGCGGAGACCGTGCGAGACGGCGCCGTGCACGCCGGCGTCCACGCGTCGTATGTGCACACTCACCCGGCCGCGGCGCCCGAGGCGGTGGCGCGCTTCGTCGCCCACGCCGCGACGGCCCGCCGGCGAGCGTAA
- the cobA gene encoding uroporphyrinogen-III C-methyltransferase, translating into MTESPYLVGLRLAGKKVVVVGGGTVAQRRLPLLITSGADVHVISRSVTRAVEAMNGITLSVREYRDGDLEGAWYAIAATDDAEVNAAVVAEAERRQVFCVRADIAAEGTAVTPASFSYAGLSVGVLAGGEHRRSAAIRSAIREALQRGVITGGSESDDVVKGGVALVGGGPGDPELITVRGRRLLAQADVVVADRLAPPELLAELPPHVEVIDAAKIPYGRAMAQEAINDVMIERARSGRFVVRLKGGDPFVFARGYEEVLACAEAGIPVTVVPGVTSAIGVPALAGVPVTHRAINHEFVVVSGHIAPGHPESLVNWDALAAMTGTIVLLMAVERIELFVDVLLKGGRPADTPVLVVQHGATPAQQTLRATLADTPEKIRAEGIRPPAIIVIGAVVGLRKGPSGVRGLNDS; encoded by the coding sequence GTGACCGAGAGCCCCTACCTGGTCGGACTGCGGCTGGCCGGCAAGAAGGTCGTCGTGGTCGGCGGGGGCACTGTCGCGCAGCGCCGGTTGCCCTTGCTCATCACCAGCGGCGCGGACGTGCACGTCATCTCGCGCAGCGTCACCCGGGCCGTCGAGGCGATGAACGGAATCACCCTGTCCGTGCGCGAATACCGCGACGGCGACCTCGAAGGGGCCTGGTACGCGATCGCGGCCACCGACGACGCGGAAGTGAACGCGGCCGTGGTCGCCGAGGCCGAACGCCGCCAAGTCTTTTGCGTCCGTGCCGACATCGCCGCCGAGGGGACCGCGGTGACACCGGCGTCCTTCAGCTACGCGGGGTTGTCGGTGGGGGTGCTGGCCGGCGGCGAACACCGCCGGTCGGCGGCCATCCGGTCGGCCATCCGGGAAGCCCTGCAGCGCGGCGTCATCACCGGAGGCAGCGAGAGCGACGACGTCGTCAAGGGCGGGGTGGCGCTGGTCGGCGGCGGTCCCGGCGACCCCGAACTGATCACCGTGCGCGGCCGCCGCCTGCTCGCCCAGGCCGACGTGGTGGTCGCCGACCGGCTCGCGCCGCCCGAATTGCTCGCCGAGCTGCCGCCCCACGTGGAAGTCATCGACGCCGCCAAGATCCCGTATGGGCGTGCCATGGCCCAGGAGGCGATCAACGACGTCATGATCGAACGGGCCCGGTCCGGGCGCTTCGTGGTCCGCCTCAAGGGCGGCGACCCCTTCGTCTTCGCGCGGGGTTATGAGGAAGTGTTGGCGTGCGCCGAGGCCGGAATCCCGGTGACCGTGGTGCCCGGTGTGACGAGCGCCATAGGCGTGCCCGCGTTGGCGGGCGTCCCGGTCACTCATCGGGCGATAAATCACGAATTCGTGGTGGTCAGCGGTCATATCGCGCCCGGGCATCCCGAATCGTTAGTGAATTGGGACGCATTGGCTGCAATGACGGGCACCATCGTCCTGCTGATGGCGGTCGAACGCATCGAGCTGTTCGTCGACGTCCTCCTGAAAGGCGGCCGACCTGCGGATACGCCGGTGTTGGTGGTCCAGCACGGGGCGACGCCCGCTCAACAAACGCTGCGGGCTACGCTGGCCGACACGCCCGAGAAAATCCGCGCGGAGGGGATCCGACCTCCCGCGATCATCGTTATCGGGGCCGTAGTGGGCCTTAGAAAGGGCCCAAGTGGCGTTCGGGGTTTAAACGATTCTTAA
- a CDS encoding MFS transporter — translation MTALNDSERAVHNWTSARPDRPAPMRTTHSAETASQRIGRYYPTWLPSRRFIAAVVAIGGMQLLATMDSTVAIVALPKIQNELSLSDAGRSWVITAYVLTFGGLMLLGGRLGDTIGRKRTFIVGVALFTISSVLCAVAWDEATMVIARLSQGIGSAIASPTGLALVATTFPKGPARNAATAVFAAMTAVGSVVGLVVGGALTEVSWRLAFLVNVPIGLVMIYLARTALRETNRERMKLDAAGAMLATLACTAAVFAFSMGPEKGWISITTIGSGLVAVAAAIAFAVVERTAENPVVPFHLFRDRNRLLTFTAILLAGGVMFSLTVCMGLYVQDILGYSALHAGVSFIPFVIAMGIGLGVSSQLVSRFSPRVLTIGGGILLLGAMLYGSAFVHRGIPYFPGLAVLIVVGSVGIGMVVVPLTLSAIAGVGFDQIGPVSAIALMAQSLGGPLVLAVIQAVITSRTLYLGGTTGPVKFMNDLQLHALDHGYTYGLLWVAGVAVMVGGAALFIGYTPAQVAHAQEVKEAIDAGEL, via the coding sequence ATGACGGCTCTCAACGACTCAGAGCGGGCGGTCCACAACTGGACATCTGCCCGCCCCGATCGTCCGGCCCCGATGCGCACGACGCACTCGGCGGAGACCGCCTCACAACGCATTGGCAGGTATTACCCGACTTGGCTGCCCTCCCGTCGCTTCATCGCCGCGGTCGTCGCGATCGGCGGTATGCAGCTGCTGGCGACCATGGACAGCACCGTCGCCATCGTCGCGCTTCCCAAGATTCAGAACGAGCTGAGCCTGTCTGACGCCGGCCGGAGCTGGGTCATCACCGCGTACGTGTTGACCTTCGGCGGGTTGATGCTGCTCGGCGGGCGCCTCGGTGACACCATCGGGCGCAAGCGCACCTTCATCGTCGGGGTCGCACTGTTCACCATCTCGTCGGTGCTGTGCGCCGTGGCCTGGGACGAGGCGACGATGGTCATCGCCCGGCTCTCGCAGGGCATCGGGTCGGCCATCGCGTCGCCGACCGGCCTCGCGCTGGTCGCGACCACCTTCCCCAAGGGTCCGGCGCGCAACGCGGCGACGGCGGTGTTCGCCGCGATGACCGCGGTCGGCTCGGTGGTGGGCCTGGTGGTCGGCGGGGCGCTGACCGAGGTGTCGTGGCGGCTGGCGTTCCTGGTGAACGTGCCGATCGGGCTGGTGATGATCTACCTGGCCCGCACCGCGCTGCGGGAGACCAACAGGGAGCGGATGAAGCTCGATGCCGCGGGGGCCATGCTGGCCACGCTGGCGTGCACCGCCGCCGTTTTCGCGTTCTCGATGGGCCCGGAAAAGGGCTGGATTTCGATCACCACCATCGGTTCGGGTCTGGTCGCCGTGGCGGCCGCCATCGCGTTCGCCGTGGTGGAGCGCACCGCCGAAAACCCCGTCGTGCCGTTTCACCTGTTCCGCGACCGCAACCGGCTGCTCACGTTCACCGCGATCCTGCTGGCCGGCGGCGTCATGTTCAGCCTGACGGTGTGCATGGGCCTGTACGTGCAGGACATCTTGGGCTACAGCGCGCTGCACGCGGGCGTCAGCTTCATCCCGTTCGTCATCGCGATGGGAATCGGCCTGGGTGTGTCCTCGCAGCTGGTGTCGCGGTTCTCACCGCGGGTGTTGACCATCGGCGGCGGGATCCTGCTGCTGGGGGCGATGCTGTACGGCTCCGCGTTCGTCCACCGCGGCATCCCGTATTTCCCCGGCCTGGCGGTGCTCATCGTGGTCGGCAGCGTCGGTATCGGCATGGTCGTCGTCCCGCTCACGCTGTCGGCGATCGCCGGCGTCGGCTTCGACCAGATCGGCCCGGTGTCGGCGATCGCGCTGATGGCGCAGAGCCTCGGCGGGCCGCTGGTGCTGGCCGTCATCCAGGCCGTCATCACCTCGCGCACGCTGTACCTGGGCGGCACCACCGGCCCGGTGAAGTTCATGAACGACCTGCAGCTGCATGCGCTCGACCACGGCTACACCTACGGCCTGCTCTGGGTGGCCGGAGTGGCCGTCATGGTCGGTGGTGCGGCGCTGTTCATCGGCTACACCCCTGCGCAGGTCGCCCACGCGCAGGAAGTCAAGGAAGCGATCGACGCCGGGGAGCTGTAG